ATGCACAAAGGAGTGGTCAAGTACAAGATTTAgcttaaatttttgaaaactcTGGTAAAATCATGAAGGGTTAGATCATAGTGCAAAGTTGTCTGTAGATGCAGCATTTGCTAAGATGCTCTTTTAAGGGCTTGGAGGTTGAAGGCAAAATTTGATAGTAAAAGTACCAAGAAGAATTATTCGCAtcttgatgggggggggggggtgtgggtgggaAGCCCCATGTTCAACCTAAGTTTTTCTCTTAGTAGTAACTGTTAATTCATTTTACATATTGTTCGAGATATGAGCCTGCTGATCATGTTTGAGAACTTTTAGCAATGTAGAAGGGAAGGAAGAAGAGATCTCAATCTTTCACATTTCTCACCATCATCACGTgttgatgttgattcagtttgTATATTTTTGGGATTAGCCGTGAAAGTACCAGTAAACTCTTGAGTTTTCTTTTGTTGCCATAGTTACACCACCAAAGAGGTCAAGAGGGAGGAGGTCACGGTCTGCTCAGCAGACTGGCAGCGGAAACAGCGTTGTCATCAGTAGCGAGGATGAAAGTGACGACAGTGATGATTTGGTTCTACTCAATAGTCCCCTCCCCGATGAGGTCACAGAAAGGTCAGCCATCATCACAGGATCCGTACTCTTAACATATTTAATGACTAATGCAGTTTCATAGCTATCCATATATCTGTTCTAATAGCTACATCTCTGGCTACACTGTGGCTATTCTTAACTGTGTATATATCACAGGCTCTGTATCCGAAAATGTAGCTACACTCTAGCTGTTCTTAGCTGTGTATATGTCTACCATATTTAATGACTAATGCAGTTTCATAGCTATCCATATATCTGTTCTAATAGCTACATCTCTGGCTACACTGTGGCTATTCTTAACTGTGTATATATCACAGGCTCTGTATCTGAAAATGTAGCTACACTCTAGCTGTTCTTAGCTGTGTATATGTCTACCATATTTAATGACTAATGCAGTTTCATAGCTATCCATATATCTGTTCTAATAGCTACATCTCTGGATACAATGTGGCTATTCTTAGCTGTGTATATATCACAGGCTCTGTATCCAAATATGTAGCTACACTCTAGCTGTTCTTAGCTGTGTATATGTCTACCATATTTAATGACTAATGCAGTTTCATAGCTATCCATATATCTGTTCTAATAGCTACAACTCTGGCTACACTGTGGCTATTCTTAACTGTGTATATATCACAGGCTCTGTATCCGAAATGTAGCTACACCCTAGCTGTTCTTAGCTGTGTATATGTCTACCATATTTAATGACTAATGCAGTTTCATAGCTATCCATATATCTGTTCTAATAGCTACATCTCTGGATACAATGTGGCTATTCTTAGCTGTGTATATATCACAGGCTCTGTATCCAAATATGTAGCTACACTCTAGCTGTTCTTAGCTGTGTATATGTCTACCATATTTAATGACTAATGCAGTTTTCTAGCTATCCATATATCTGTTCTAATAGCTACATCTCTGGATACAATGTGGCTATTCTTAACTGTGTATATATCACAGGCTCTGTATCCAAATATGTAGCTACACTCTAGCTGTTCTTAGCTGTGTATATGTCTACCATATTTAATGACTAATGCAGTTTTCTAGCTATCCATATATCTGTTCTAATAGCTACATCTCTGGATACAATGTGGCTATTCTTAGCTGTGTATATATCACAGGCTCTGTATCCAAATATGTAGCTACACTCTAGCTGTTCTTAGCGGTGTATATCTCTTCCAATAGCTACAACTCTGGCTACACTGTGGCTATTCTTAACTGTGTATATATCACAGGTGCTGTGTCCAAATATGTAGCTACACTCTAGCTGTTCTTAGCTATGTATATGTCTACCAATGTAGTTTCCTAGCTGTAGGAATATCCATTCTTAGATACATCTTTTGGCCGTTAATAGCTACATCTCCAGGCATCTGTAGCTACATCTCTTGCGTTTGTAAGCTAAATCCAAAGCCTTCCCTGGTTACCATTTAGCCATTCTTTGTTCCACTGTAGCCATTGTTCCATCTCAAGTCATTCTTAGCcaaattaagtttcattttgttcatcAAAATATGTGATTCTAACATAAATAATAGCTTATACTCATTACTCTTCAGACTTGgttctcattttatttattttttatttttattttccagaTTAGCAAGTTTGAAGCCCGGGTCATCACCTCCTAAGAAACTCATCAAGTGTCCAATATGTTACGATGACGATACTACGGTGAGCTATTCTGTTTTGTTATCATTGTAATCACCTAAATGTACCaggagacttgaacaagtcaTGTATTATGGTCAACAGCCAATAAAAGTCTAATACTGCAATACTCATCTCTTCGGTACGCTATGATTGGTCATTAATCAACCATAGTATTAAACCTTATCAAATCTTGAGTTTGTTGTTGATCTCTTAATGAAAGTTTTTGCATTTGTCCAACAAATTGATCAAACTTTCCAAGTATGACTCAAAATAAGgttaaaaatgatgaaaactaAGAAACCTTCATAGAAGTTTTTAGGACATGAGTGTTATTGGGTAAGTAAGTTTATTCTACCCTAACAACTTTGTTGTCCAGACACTTTAATCACAGGGACTTAGCTTGGCAGAAAATGTCACCAAAAATTAAACTCTACTTCATTGTTTGAATTGAACCTgacaaatcaaataaaatgtgATGAATCAAGTCAATGAAGTGCACTTTTTACTGGATTTTTAATATTGGACAGTATCGACGTTTCCGGGAATCTTCACAAAACATTTCCTTTAACCTCTTCAGATTCATATATGATAGCGGTTTATTCTAAGACATATGGCCCACATAACACAcagtattttagatcctcctgcaagcaggaactcgttggcttatcaaagccgcaagctgaccgaagtcagtctcttatattcatgtttaacatccatgattatgaattgtcaattgtcaacaactctgtaactggacgacatacattaatctgggagtgactcgaattggggaccttatgattgaaaggcactggcattaaccactgagctaacactcctagtaACTCAGTAACTGTAGTAACTCAACACAGTAACTCAACACAGTAACTCAAGAGAACATATAACTCCTGTCGTGAGAGGATTACACTGGCTACCAGTCTaactcaaaatcattttcaagCTACTTACATATGTTAATTGTTCATATGCTGGTTTACCACCAACATATttcagatttatatatatatatatagaacatatttaatatttatatttaatgcaCCTCGTGAATTGCGCTCTCGGAATAAACGTCTTCTCACTATAAAGCCTACTTACATATCCTGGGGAAGCAAGCTGTTTTGCTTCAGCTGCCCACATCCTAGGAACAAATTACCTGAATCCATCAAACTCTCTCCTCTTGTGTCATTCAAATCAACTCATCTGTTTCTAGAAACAATGACTTGTACCTTTTGTTATCTTATCCTTTGTCTTTTATTTGCTTTCCTTTTCTCAGTATTATTTCACTGCGCCATGAGCGTTTTGTTGATGGATACAAATGTTCATGATTATTGTTACTCGACCAGCTGCAATGCCTTCATAAGTAGTAAATGTATATACAACTTCAGGTACTGGTTATTCTTTCACTTTCACAGTCAAAAACCAACATTTAATGTATGTTCAGTGGAATGTATAAACCTAAATTATTACAAAGTACACTAGACCACTCAACAGTACAATGGTAAGCTAACTGCAGATTACTACAGAGTACAGTAAACTACTCAACAGTACAATGTTAACAGTACATGGTAAGCTTACTGCAGATTACTATAGAGTACAGTAAACTACTTAACAGTACAACGTTAACAGCACAATGGTAAGATAACTGCAAATTATTTCAGAGTACAGCAATCTACTCAACATTACAATGGTAAGGTAACTGCACATGATTACAGAGTACAGTAAATTAGTAAAATTACTCAACAGTACAATGGTAAGCTAACTGCAGATTACCACAGAATACATACAGTAAACCACTCAACAGTAAAATGATAAGCTAACTGCAAATTATTACAGACTACACTAGACCACCCAACAGTACAATGTTATTAGCTAACTGCATCTTATTACAGAGTACAGTAAACTACTCAACAGTACAATGTTAAGCTAACTGCACATGACTATAGAGTACAGTAAACTACTCAACAGTAAAATGATAAGCTAACTGCAAATTATTACAGACTACACTAGACCACCCAACAGTACAATGTTATTAGCTAACTGCATCTTATTACAGAGTACAGTAAACTACTCAACAGTACAATGTTAAGCTAACTGCACATGACTATAGAGTACAGTAAACTACTCAACAGTAAAATGATAAGCTAACTGCAAATTATTACAGACTACACTAGACCACTCAACAGTACAATGGTATTAGCTAACTGCATCTTATTACAGAGTACAGTAAACTACTCAACAGTACAATGTTAAGCTAACTGCACATGACTATAGAGTACAGTAAACTACTCAACAGTACAATGTTAAGCTAACTGCACATGACTATAGAGTACAGTAAACCACTTAACAGTAAAATGGTAAGATAACTgcagtttattattattacctctCAAAAGGCTCTGTACACTTCAGTTGATATTATTTGTAAGTGTTAGCTTAAAAAGTTCTTTTTGAATCATCGTTAGTAGGCAGACCAATCAACTGTGTATCTGCAAGGAAGAACATCAACGTTAACAAAGATCACATTTAGCATTTATTCCCTTTCAAAGGGAGTTGTGGTGTATAACTTGATGTGCTACCATCACGAGGTTAGTACCAGATAGAATAAAACATTGTACCAAAATGCTTAACACCAAAATGTACCAAAAAGCCACATTGCTATCTTAAAGAATGCTCAATAGTATATTCTCTTCCGCGATTCGAAGCGACTCAAGCATAACATATTTCATTCCGTTCATTTGTCTGCAGATCAGAAGAAACGGAAAAAAGCTGATGTCTACCAACTGTGGCCATGTCTTTTGTGAGGAGTGTATAAGAAAATCCATAGATTCGCTGCACAAGTGTCCTACGTGTAGGAAAAAACTGACTCGTAGGCAAATACACCCAATCTATTTGTGACAGGATTCTACTGGGAACGGTTGCCCGTCATATCATCCACGTCCAGAGAGACTGGTCCTACCAACACGAGAGACTGGTCCTACCTACACGAGAGACTGGTCCTACCAACACGAGAGGCACCTTGGTGAGGGGAGAGGGTATAGCTTATGAATGCAGGGTTTATAGTTCACTCTTAAAACACTGTTGCACGTTTGTGGCACACTTTTAAGTAGCATGGTTAAACAGCATGCAAGCCCCTTTTTCGTTGTGATATCGCCCTCTACGGAATGCTGGATCGATAGGCTGTTTCTTCACTCCGAATCGAAATGAAGaccttcttttctttgcttctGGGACAATGCCATAGCTGGTTTCACTGCTATGAAGTTTATGAATTTTGAGATGAGATTAAAGTAAAAGACTTTTAGAGATCTTGTGGTTTAAAGCCATCGACTGCAGTGAGCGAAAATCGCCAAACTACGTTTTGATGCGTTTTGGTTTGCAGGTACATTCTATTCAGGTAAAGTATTAAAAAGACTCTGGTGTCGTCAGCAAAGATTTGTGGTTTCTCTTAATACACTCTCAACTGTATCCTTTTCGTTTGTTATTTAAGTATCAAAACAATATTTGATGTGATTTCTATATCGAGTGTCTTTTTTGTCGGTGACTGACCTAGTTTCACCTGTACccaggtggggaaggggggggtgtgGATATGTTTGGTGTAATGAGTCAAAGAAGGTTTACAAGGAATACAAATGCTGAACACAAATCACTTGATAGAATGTTAAAACGATCGGTTTTATTTGACACTTAAACTTTCATGTCAAATCACCAGGTTCAAGTATCTCCTACTTTTTCTATGGAAATCTCTAGGCTTACACTCGAGATGGATGGAATTGGGAATTGGGGGGATTGGGGGGAGGGCGAATTGGGGGTAAGGGGGGCATGCTTGGCAGGTCTGGCCacacaaacaaattattttacttGTACTGTTTGAAGCTAATACTATGTCTTATATTATCCTCAAATGTCCTGGATTCATAGTTGGCATGTGATACGTTATAACTTTACTTAACTTGGAAAATTGAACGGTAACGTACGATTTTTCATAACAGCTAATGGTCAGTGTCAGTCACAACACTTAAGGTCTGCATGGCCGACATTGTTTACACTCACTTTCTGCAATGAAGGAAAGATGAAAAGCTAGC
Above is a genomic segment from Apostichopus japonicus isolate 1M-3 chromosome 5, ASM3797524v1, whole genome shotgun sequence containing:
- the LOC139967978 gene encoding E3 ubiquitin-protein ligase RNF4-like is translated as MDPDRTRRKRSRRIPSDGVVDLINHSNRRESSDPLILEEEGNGASTSVAIVDLTKESNDSILSGDIVDLTETNGFEDIEEVTPPKRSRGRRSRSAQQTGSGNSVVISSEDESDDSDDLVLLNSPLPDEVTERLASLKPGSSPPKKLIKCPICYDDDTTIRRNGKKLMSTNCGHVFCEECIRKSIDSLHKCPTCRKKLTRRQIHPIYL